In Candidatus Contubernalis alkalaceticus, the following proteins share a genomic window:
- a CDS encoding class II glutamine amidotransferase: protein MWRSGKRLNRKPIEGDVRIPSGCAVSGIFNKKGKLFSGETIIKSISIMRDRSNGLGGGFAAYGIYPDYKEFYALHLFFECEENRREVEHYLKENFLVEKGERIPTQKVQVILDAPIIYRYFVKPRGDICENMCMTPDEFMVRQVMFINSSFDGAYVSSSGKNMGAFKGVGYPEDIGEFYDLAGYKGYLWTAHGRFPTNTPGWWGGAHPFTLLDWSVVHNGEISSYGTNRRYLEEFEYECALQTDTEAATYLFDLLLRCHGLPLKAACQVLAPPFWDEIERMPEKEKEIARALRMVYGKGLLNGPFSIILGSSSGMVAINDRIKLRPLVAAEQGDMLYVASEEAAIIEVCACPTKVWTPRAGQPVIGQLEEAVLWV from the coding sequence ATGTGGCGCTCTGGAAAAAGGTTGAACCGGAAACCTATCGAAGGGGATGTGAGAATTCCATCCGGTTGTGCCGTTTCTGGCATATTCAATAAAAAGGGAAAGCTTTTCTCAGGGGAAACCATTATAAAATCTATCAGCATAATGAGGGATCGGTCTAATGGGCTGGGGGGAGGATTTGCCGCTTACGGCATTTATCCTGATTACAAAGAGTTTTATGCTCTTCACCTTTTTTTTGAATGTGAAGAAAACAGGAGAGAAGTTGAACATTACTTAAAAGAAAATTTTCTGGTGGAAAAGGGAGAGAGAATTCCCACTCAAAAAGTGCAAGTAATTTTGGATGCACCCATCATTTATCGATATTTTGTAAAACCCCGGGGAGATATTTGTGAAAATATGTGTATGACTCCAGATGAGTTTATGGTCCGGCAGGTAATGTTTATTAACAGCAGTTTTGACGGGGCTTATGTTTCTTCCAGTGGAAAGAATATGGGAGCTTTTAAAGGAGTTGGGTATCCAGAGGATATTGGAGAGTTCTATGACCTGGCAGGTTATAAAGGTTATTTATGGACAGCCCATGGTAGATTTCCCACCAATACTCCGGGATGGTGGGGGGGAGCTCACCCTTTTACACTGTTAGACTGGTCTGTTGTTCATAACGGGGAGATTTCTTCTTATGGCACCAATCGCCGCTATTTGGAGGAGTTCGAATATGAATGTGCTCTTCAAACAGATACGGAGGCAGCGACTTACCTGTTTGACCTGCTTTTAAGGTGTCATGGACTCCCGCTGAAGGCCGCCTGCCAGGTGTTGGCGCCGCCGTTCTGGGACGAAATTGAAAGAATGCCCGAGAAGGAAAAAGAAATTGCCCGTGCTCTGCGTATGGTATACGGAAAGGGTCTTTTAAATGGCCCCTTTTCCATCATTCTGGGATCCAGCTCTGGTATGGTTGCTATAAATGACCGTATTAAGCTTAGACCTTTGGTAGCGGCAGAACAGGGAGATATGCTGTATGTGGCCAGCGAGGAAGCGGCTATTATTGAAGTTTGTGCCTGTCCTACAAAAGTTTGGACTCCCCGCGCCGGCCAACCAGTAATCGGTCAATTGGAGGAGGCTGTGTTATGGGTTTAA